In a single window of the Denticeps clupeoides unplaced genomic scaffold, fDenClu1.1, whole genome shotgun sequence genome:
- the nicol1 gene encoding NELL2-interacting cell ontogeny regulator 1, with translation MSSRVQLMMMVVLMMMMAVMMLQIQGVSAEQDSGTVIPAESRPCVDCHAFEFMQRALQDLKKTAFSLDSRTESLVLRAEKKALCDCTPATALH, from the exons ATGTCCTCCCGTGTGCagctgatgatgatggtggtgctgatgatgatgatggcggTGATGATGCTCCAGATCCAGGGCGTGAGCGCCGAGCAGGACTCCGGGACCGTGATTCCAGCCGAGA GTCGGCCCTGTGTGGACTGCCACGCCTTCGAGTTCATGCAGCGGGCACTGCAGGACCTGAAGAAGACGGCGTTCAGCCTGGACTCGCGG ACCGAGAGCCTGGTGCTGAGGGCGGAGAAGAAGGCCCTCTGCGACTGCACGCCCGCCACCGCGCTGCACTGA
- the nelfa gene encoding negative elongation factor A has translation MASMRDSDTGLWLHNKLGSTDELWAPSSIASLLTASVIDNIRLCFSSLSPPVKLKLLLGMLHLPRRTVDEMKDALSEIIQLATVDSEPWVLMVADVLKSFPETGSLNLDLEEQNPNVQDILGELREKVSECDASTMLPLECQYLNKSALTTLVGPLTPPIKHFQLKRKPKSATLRAELLQKSTETAQQLKKTAGVPFHAKGRGLVKKLDTTTPLKGIPKAPFRSPTTPSIFSPPSTRTPIAPPRTPLRKERGVKLLDISELDMVGAGREAKKRRKTMDVEAGEKAAKEEPVVENATPDYAAGLVSTQKLGGLSSDSTLPSTSYLPATPSMVPSSSYIPTPESQPANAAPSGRDSLQSTRQSEESAAPGGAPLSSQFKQRPPMYNSSASPTTPTSPSQPTSTPSNNAPPPSATPALAETPAAPPTSVQPAPSPAPQAPQPKKNLSLTREQMYAAQEMFKTANKVTRPEKALILGFMAGSRENPCPEQGDIIQIKLSEHTEVLPKADGTGSTTMLVDTVFEMNYSTGQWTRLKKYKPITNVS, from the exons ATGGCGTCGATGCGGGACAGCGACACCGGCCTGTGGCTCCACAACAAGCTGGGCTCCACGGACGAGCTGTGGGCGCCGTCCAGCATCGCGTCGCTGCTCACGGCCTCCGTCATCGACAACATCCGCCTCTGCTTCTCCTCGCTGTCCCCGCCGGTCAAGCTGAAGCTGCTGCTCGGGATGCTGCATCTCCCGCGCCGCACGGTGGACGAG ATGAAGGACGCGCTGTCCGAGATCATCCAGCTGGCCACGGTCGACTCGGAGCCCTGGGTCCTCATGGTGGCCGACGTCCTGAAGTCCTTCCCGGAGACGGGCTCTCTCAACCTGGACCTGGAGGAACAGAACCCCAACGTGCAGGACATCCTGGGGGAGCTGAGGGAGAAAG TGAGCGAGTGTGACGCGTCCACCATGCTCCCTCTGGAGTGCCAGTACCTGAATAAAAGTGCCCTCACCACGCTGGTGGGTCCCCTCACGCCGCCAATCAAACACTTTCAGCTCAAGCGGAAACCCAAGAGCGCCACCCTGAGGGCGGAGCTGCTGCAGAAAT ctACAGAGACGGCGCAGCAGCTGAAGAAGACGGCCGGGGTTCCTTTCCACGCTAAAGGCCGAGGCCTGGTGAAGAAGCTCGACACGACCA CCCCTCTGAAGGGAATTCCTAAAGCTCCGTTCCGCAGCCCGACCACGCCCAGCATCTTCAGCCCCCCCAGCACCAGGACGCCCATCGCCCCCCCGCGCACGCCCCTGCGCAAGGAGCGCGGCGTCAAG ttaTTAGACATCTCAGAACTGGACATGGTGGGAGCCGGGCGAGAAGCAAAGAAGAGAAGGAAGACGATGg ATGTGGAGGCAGGAGAGAAGGCCGCTAAAGAGGAGCCGGTGGTGGAGAACGCCACGCCCGACTACGCAGCTGGACTGGTGtccacacag AAACTGGGCGGGCTCAGCAGCGACAGCACCCTCCCCTCCACCAGCTACCTGCCGGCCACGCCCAGCATGGTGCCGTCCTCCTCCTACATCCCCACGCCAGAGTCTCAACCGG CGAACGCGGCGCCGTCGGGGCGGGACTCCCTTCAGTCCACGCGGCAGTCGGAGGAGTCCGCGGCACCGGGCGGGGCTCCGCTGTCCAGCCAGTTCAAGCAGCGCCCGCCCATGTACAACAGCAGCGCCAGCCCGACCACGCCCACCTCGCCCAGCCAGCCCACCAGCACCCCCTCAAACAACGCCCCGCCTCCCAGCGCCACGCCGGCGTTGGCGGAGACTcccgcggccccgcccacctccgTTCAGCCGGCCCCCAGTCCTGCCCCCCAGGCACCACAGCCCAAAAAGAACCTGTCTCTCACG AGGGAGCAGATGTACGCCGCGCAGGAGATGTTCAAGACGGCGAACAAGGTGACTCGGCCGGAGAAGGCCCTCATCCTGGGGTTCATGGCTGGATCACGAG AGAACCCGTGCCCGGAGCAGGGTGACATCATCCAGATCAAGCTGAGCGAGCACACGGAGGTCCTGCCCAAAGCTGATGGCACTGGCAGCACCACCATGCTGGTGGACACCGTGTTCGAGATGAACTACAGCACCGGCCAGTGGACTCGTCTGAAGAAGTATAAACCCATCACCAACGTCTCCTGA
- the LOC114772519 gene encoding flocculation protein FLO11-like: MEDRRYVSFLLKMVALVFVVLVLLAAAEPVENKHLHPSSGLKGSVKRSSGDAVKTVFVPDSTIAPEVLSAPAPVTSGQSVSDVGSSVDFTAVPVAPVVSTPSETTGDLFATPADVLGFPLENLTDVPVDSVVATSLESTEIKEDFPSSSENTTALHEVLTLLDSSLENTTVSAAPVAFTPSEEETAESTPDDDLQEDFVTTPSSEKTTVPYSSSESTNDTWNAPEDVLQLLTAVFSLENITVAVTPSENLTESWITPAKMQEDFMPTPSENITVPVAPVAFTPSEEETAEWTTPDDDLQEDIATTPSHS; encoded by the exons ATGGAGGACAGAAGGTACGTCAGCTTCCTGCTCAAGATGGTGGCTTTAGTCTTTGTGGTCTTGGTGCTGCTTGCAGCTGCTG AACCTGTTGAGAACAAGCATCTTCATCCAAGCTCTGGGCTAAAAGGCAGCGTTAAAAGGTCCTCTGGTGATGCCGTGAAGACTGTCTTTGTTCCTGACTCCACCATTGCCCCAGAGGTCCTCAGTGCTCCTGCCCCAGTGACCAGTGGACAGTCTGTTTCTGACGTGGGCTCCTCTGTAGACTTCACTGCTGTGCCGGTGGCCCCTGTGGTATCTACTCCCTCAGAAACCACAGGTGATCTGTTTGCTACTCCAGCAGACGTCCTAGGGTTTCCCCTGGAGAACCTCACTGATGTTCCAGTTGACTCTGTGGTCGCCACTTCCTTAGAAAGCACTGAAATCAAAGAGGACTTCCCCTCTTCCTCGGAGAACACCACTGCCTTGCATGAGGTCTTGACGCTCCTCGACTCTTCCCTGGAGAACACCACTGTGTCGGCGGCTCCTGTGGCGTTTACTCCCTCTGAAGAGGAGACTGCTGAATCCACTCCAGATGATGACCTGCAAGAGGACTTTGTTACCACCCCTTCATCTGAGAAGACCACTGTGCCATATAGTTCCTCAGAAAGCACAAATGATACATGGAATGCCCCAGAAGACGTTCTACAGCTTCTCACGGCTGTTTTTTCCCTGGAGAACATCACTGTGGCGGTGACTCCCTCAGAAAACTTGACCGAATCATGGATCACTCCGGCCAAAATGCAGGAGGACTTCATGCCCACACCTTCAGAGAACATCACCGTGCCGGTAGCTCCTGTGGCGTTTACTCCTTCTGAAGAAGAGACTGCTGAATGGaccactccagatgatgacCTGCAGGAGGACATTGCTACCACCCCCTCCCACAGTTAG